The Patescibacteria group bacterium DNA segment ACAAATAATAAATAGTAAACAGTAAGCTATGTCAAATCGACATCTAGCCCGGGCTCTTGCTATGCAAAGCCTTTTTCAATGGGATTTCAAGAGACAACAAGACGATCCAACAACCATTCTTGAACATAACAAAAACTCATTTGCTCCGTTATTTAAGGATGCGGGGTTTTCTCGTAAAATAGTTGACGGAGTGATAAAGAACAAGGAACAAATTGATGAGACAATAAAAAAGTATGCGCCAGAGTGGCCTATAGAACAAATTACCATAGTAGATAGGAACATTTTAAGGATTGGGGTATACGAATTGAAGTTTTCCGATGAGATTCCTCCCAAGGTGGCCATTAATGAAGCCATTGAGCTGGCCAAAACTTTTGGGGGTGAATCGAGCGGAAAATTTGTTAATGGAGTTTTGGGCAGTATTTATCAGAAAATAAAGGAAGGGGAGAGCAGCGGCGTTAAAACTAAGAGTGACGCTGGAGAGGGGTGAGCAGGCGGCGCTCCGATTGCTCTAATAAACTCTAAATACCTTAAATAGCGCGGATTAGTTAAAATTTATCAAATAGCATTATAATTATTTAGTGTATTGTCATCAGTCTTTCGTGTGCTTTCGCTTTAGTTATGAAGACGAAATTACATGAAAACCAGACTCATAACGGACACTAAATGTTTGCAGGGACATTATATTTATGAAGGATTTTTCTTCTTTAGAAAAAAAACTTGGTGTTAAATTTAAAAATCAGGATTTATTAAAGCAAGCCCTTGTTCATCGGTCTTATTTAAATGAAAATTCCGGTTTTAAATTAAGCCATAATGAACGTTTGGAATTTTTGGGTGATGCTGTTTTGGAGCTAGTGGTGACCGAGCATTTATATAAAAAATATCCTAATCCCGAAGGAGAACTGACCAATTGGCGAGCCAGTTTGGTCAATTCTAACATGTTAGCCGAATTGGCTCAAGAAGTGAAGTTAGAAGAA contains these protein-coding regions:
- the nusB gene encoding transcription antitermination factor NusB: MSNRHLARALAMQSLFQWDFKRQQDDPTTILEHNKNSFAPLFKDAGFSRKIVDGVIKNKEQIDETIKKYAPEWPIEQITIVDRNILRIGVYELKFSDEIPPKVAINEAIELAKTFGGESSGKFVNGVLGSIYQKIKEGESSGVKTKSDAGEG